gcattgatgttgatttttacaaccaacaacagagctatttgcgtgtctagctttgagcgacgacattgagaaacactgctgtctcactggtggacacaccgaacttcacctcggggatgaacgcccccctctcagatatctcctatcaccgcacagaggaggtcagcctgtgataatgactcctttcgttacataacgaaaggagcagattctgaacagcctgtaggagcgccgtgttaccagtgggtgggctgcagagaccatgcaggaatcgcttgttttcctcattctgggagttggcaggctcaggggGGACCAGtgtatatatgtagagaccagacaaaacgtgtttttatgatatgggacctttaaggtTCACCAGTCGAAATAGTTCCAAAGTAGGCATAACTTAAGGCTCAATGCCAATTCCAATTTTTACACATATCCCCCCCAGCCCCCTAGAACACAATAACAAGAGGCAGTGGGTGAAAACTCCCCTTCAACTGTAGTGATTTTTCTTGTGTTAGTGAGGTAATCCTGCTATTATCACAATGCCCTTTTCTATTTATctgataaagacagaaaagaatagACGCTCACAATTCATTCACAACTTCATGCTATTAATGAAgtcattataaaaataaaaaaaacagcttcattgCTTGGCCACCAACAGTGCTTTATAGGCTAACAATAGCGATCAGTGCGCCTACTCTGCCATTCAGCACACATAGAGTGGCGGTACCAAGTGCAGCAACTTAACTGCTGAAATTCTGTTGCATTTCCTTGCGTCATATGGTGAAAATGTGGGACTGTTATGCATAAATCAGGTAGAACAACGTAACTTTAGCTAGCCAGCTAGTAGGCTACgaagacatcagcaaactagcAGTGATTGTTTTATCTCTCtgtaaaagcaaggaatctctgtctgtgtgtgtgtgtgtgtctgtatgtgtgcctcaaatatctctgcagatcgGGATtagactgacctgagattttcaacatggctgcttcgtggttcaagggtgtgcaacattgcatttgtttggactacaatgataccattactaatttatttcataaatgctttaagAATTCCGTTAGCATTttcaaccatagccaccatagtcacatGCGCATCAGAGCCAATCACCGCACACCATAGCACGTGCGCATTAGGGCTGAATGATATGGACAAAATTTCATATCTCAATATTCATGCCAGATATCTTGATAtcgatatgatacaatatgactACGGGTTCGGTGAAAACcaagcatttttcagaaaaataaagagattattttaagccatatacaaatggttgatagagaaatcattaccaaattatcacaaactcactacagagacaaatatatttgaagtaacaacagtaaagggagggagaagatcaaacgAACTATATGCATTTTTACAAGATGAACGATGACATCCTAATCtggagagaagagtgaaagtgaagttcgaaactcagcagcttcaggttatTGGTAAAGTACCAGTGGAATCTAGAAAGAATTCAGAGAATTAACTGATCAACAGAATAAACAGCAGCTATCTGGGCTCAAATCCACAGAGCACGCGGCCGTGGTATCCACTCCTGCTGCCCCAGCCAGCCCCCGACACACCGGCCTGCCGCCTGCACAGCCGCTCGGGAGGGGAGAGACCCCggcgctgctgcagaggagcctTGGACTGCGATGACTCTGGGCAGCAGGAgaattacaatataatatatttctcgTCTTTCCCCTAATGATCTGAATAAGTCGCTAAATTTGTCACTAGTcgctttttagaaataaagtcgctaagagggtctgaaaagtcGCTAAATCTAGCGAGAAAGTTGCCAAAttggcaacactgtgtgtgtgtgtgtgtgtgtgtgtgtatgtctccGTCTCCCTCACTCCCGCCCTCATGTTTGTCATTAGTTGGCTTCAGCTGTCGATCCACAGCAAGCATGAAATGAGGTTTAGTTGGCTGGCCTTAGCGGTGCATTCAAGAGCAATCGTAAAAATGACGTTTCTTGTGACTGCCAGAGCTGTACATGCAGGGCGAGCGGGGAAATCTATATCGTTTATATCATTTCTGTCTCGATATTAATATCTTGAATGTTCATATCTAGATATAGATATGATAACGATATATATTTCAGCCCTAGTGCGCGCCAGAGCCAATCGCTCAAGCCCACGAAATACCTTAAGAAATTGGATATTGCATATTGGATTGATTACCGCGCTGGTGTTTCCCTCGGTGAATGTGACTTCAAGTCCCATAATTGTTCCATAGTTCCCCtatgtgatgcatgtttactcAAACAGGGAGAAGACACGAGTATGCgtttttaataaaggttaaTTACAgatacacattcacaggaagagcaactctccattttcctgtCTTCTGTAACAATCAGCAACTCTGATACAGCGACTGTAGAAACATTTAATCGAACTGCAGcccgaacacgtatcaggtatgttttgaccagagaaaacctgaacaaagaggcagatctgaggacagcttcgtcttctcttcccgttttcaacatctgttgtagtTACGGTGACCACAGATGCATTCGGCTgacggtcgccagttaacatGGACCCGTGTTAATCCGAAACACTGGCGGTGatgcagacagtgacagagatggcaagttttgagagttgagagatttgttgCATATAACgtatttgtgtatttgagtatatagttagtatgttatatagtgattagtgtagtgtgtttagtgtagtcgttcttttgtgttgtgagtcaaaacaaggaggagactgctgaatgtggaacaggcaggaatgagcgGAAGAGccctgagcattgcctgcatttaaatgtaaatagttacatatgattttgtatatttcaaaaacttatgcacaaatttagtaaacaacaatttatatttgcattataactaatgcagttggttcattaaatatatttgtggttttcacagtaaaaaaattaactttttccttctctgattttatgttattttgtgatttttaggtccatagtgttaatatagtatgtcaaaatgaaaaaataactgtacagtcacacatgtgaggttgtgctgaaaataatgacaccaaacaaggcaaggtaaatagtgtttaaggtgaaatataatggtataatcaaaaacagccaattatatccctgacttcccaccttcaaacacaacctcatttggccatccatgaaaaagctatttaacctcccactttcctacaggaatacatgcttcctacgggcaagTCACTAGTGCTTATAAAGAAAAGGTCCATAATACCTTGAAGCGGTAGGGAGTTCTCATAACCCTCTGTCTTATGTGTGCCGTGAGGAATCTACATCCCCATTTTTGGATTTGGTCTAAACCTTGAGTATAGATCTGTCTTACATTTTATTGTCAATTTCTTATGAATATAAACTTTATAAACAGCTCAATCATGAATGTTTGATATATAATCTTTTTTCATAGACTTaatgtctgctaaatgtaaatgtaatgtccATGCAAAGCTGTCAAATACTGAAATTTCCTGTGTTGGTTTAACACACTTTACTTTTCAAATTTGCAAATCATCAATCTGATAAACCGTTAAGTGATTAAATCCAGCTGTTAAGAGACTGTGTTTTTGCATGGCCTctaaattaacacatttttggacCATGATTTCACAGGGAGGACTTTGACCATGAGGAGAAGGCTCGTTTTGGAGAGCAGTGCAGTGGAGAGAATGGCAAAGGCAGAGAGTGGTTTGCCAAATACGTCAGCGCACAGGTGAATATGGGGAAATGATGAAATGGTAACTAGTCAGACAAAATAAGGGAACcttttagtgaaaaaaaaaaaaaagtctcttatATTCCAACTGCATTGGCCAAAGATACTGGTTCTTGATGGCCCCTGAAGCACACTGTGAGAGAGCCAACATAGGTCACTTCTGCGTTACTGTTTTAAGAGTTTAGTCCAAATCCCCAAAATCTTAAGATACAGTATTGCTGTATTCACAAATGGCTGTGAGGTTGTAAACAAGATCACTTAATTTTATTGTTCTACCTGaatacatatttaatttttGATTACTTGATTCATTTTTTCAGTGAATGTCACACATTGtagtgcaaaaacacaaacttgaaTACAGAAGGTTAAACCAAAATATCTGATTGAATAAGTATCTATGAAGTATATTTGTGCAATATAGCTGATGGTTGCtcatattttgtctttataCCTTTACCTGATAAGCCTCTAAACCTTTGTCATATTGTATTCACAGCGCTGCCACTCTAAATGTGTGAGTGAAGCCACCTTCTACAGACTGGTGCAGTCTTttgctgttgtgctgtttgaGTGAGTCtttatgtgtttaattttgTCGGAGAACAATGCTAGCTGACTGTTAATGATACTGCTGGTGACAATATAAAAAGTTATCAGAAAGTCCCATGAAAAGGCAAAAATCTCTCAATATTGTCAGATTTGATCTTGTCTGTGGCACACAGCCTGCAGTTCCAACTGAAGATGTAACCTTTAACATTAGATCACAAATgcatgctttatttatttatttatctttttagtGAAATGGCTTCAGTAAGTTATATCTCATGATGCAATCATCTCTAAAGAAATAGTGTGTCCACAGATGTTACCAAATGGATGACTACAGCCCAGCCAAGCACCTCATGACTATGTGCTTCACATACTACTACATTGGTAAGGTATTATTAAATCTTCTCTTCACATATACATTATGTTTGTCACTCCTGTTTTGACATAAACGCAGCATTGTGCTGATTCAGAGTGTGTAACAGGGATTGCCCTTTGGCTTCTCTTGACCCAACAACGCAAACACGCTGTGACATTGAGAACTGCATGATGGTACTGTTTGTGCTCATATAAGCACTCAAGAAGTTATGAGTGATAGTGTACCACTGTGGTTGATGCACTGTACAGTCAGGTCTTGTCTATATTTGCATAAACACAGTAAGTAATGGTGCACTATTTACACTATAGTCTTGATTCTTGAATCTATTGCAGCATGTTTTACTATTTATCACTTCTTCATGTTCTATCAGAATTAGCTTTATTGaccaaacatgcacacatacagtgattctgacagttctttttttctcacaatgaCCTACACACAAACCTCCCACACAAGTTCAGTGGTCTTTCTTATTTTACGCTTCAGGTGATTGTTGTCAAACCTTTGATGAATCAGTCCTCTGTACCTCTCTGTAAAAAATAGTCACaaagtgatgtgtttttcactgGAAATGATTCACTGGTCAGTACAGTAATAACTTTGTTCACCAAGAactacatttaatacatttgtgtAAACTCCTTCAAAGTCTATTTTGTATGATTTGGACAAAATGGATGTAAACTGCAACTTGACTTGCACGGGGAGGCATACAGCCGTAAGCCGATAATTCTATTTTCTTTATGCCTCATGGCAGTAGTGTtacatcatggtgataggccccggtgcaaatatttttttgtgccccCCATCGCCACCCTAAACACAAGTGCATACTCGTGCGCACtgcacgcaggcacacacatgcgcaGCCACTAGAGAGAACTGCTATTGCATGGGGTGGGCAGGCATCAGGAGAACTGGGATTTTTTCCAGGTGGGCTGATCAATAATGGACTGATGGACACAGTTAGGTTAACActgtggcaattctggacagctgttttgttttttccttccttcatggGCCCCTGACAGTGTCTGGGCCccggtgcagctgcaccggtTGCATCACTGATACTTACGCCACTGCCTCATGGTGTCTGACTGTTTGAACACCTAGATGAGATTAACCTTGACTCAGAGGCTCCAGAGCAAGGTTTCTGTCAGCTGTATAATTTGTAATCTGTGCTTTGTCTATCGGCCTCACCAGTCTGTCATGCTTCATGGCATACAGGACACATTTAGCTTTAAAGAAATTTGCCTTGTGGGGCTTTGAaactctctgctgcctctctttAAGGGAAATCACAGCCATCTCCCTCAGAGCTGCTGGATCATGGTGGTCCTCCAGCTGGCTTAGATTTATACCTCAACAAAGCCAACTCCTGGCTGACTGGGAAGAAGGATGCGGCCGAGCGCATCCTTAAAAACACATCCAAGACTGACGTCAAAGGCTTCTTTGGAGGCCTGGAAAGCAAGCTGAGGAGCTCGAAGGCTCCAAAGACAGAGTGAGCGAATGCTTTTCCTTTGAATTATTTGAATTCCTATGTTAGTCTTTATTCCTTACTCTCCTGCATTCTCATTTCTAGAGAGGGGGAAAGCTCAGTTGAGACAAAGCCCATATCACCAGGTATAGTGCACCAAAGATTACTTTAACTACTACAGTGTAATCAGCTGTACAAAAAGTaatttcttttcctctgctccacTACTCTGTGAATTTTCAGTAATTCTGATTTAGATATTAGATATATTTAGATAGTTGTGCGAGTGCTTgccatgttttttcttccacccCAGTGTCTGAGgctccagagagaaaaaaagaaaaggtgtaCCTGTACACCCACCTGAAACAGCAGCCCATCTGGTAAGTTAAGGAACTCTGGCCACAAATGGCAGATACAGGAGCTGTGGAAATTCAACACATATCGTCCTTAAAGGCatactatgcaggatttgtAGGTTGCTATTTGTAAACACAGCATTCAACGTTAGCTCCCCCCTCCCCAGCTCAACAggccaaagagagagagcagcggtGGTCAAGTGAGCTGGAGTCAATGAAGTGGAGGAGTGACTTAAGTGAAATAAAGCAATtattcagaaataaaacagtattaTCTGAAAGTTTCACGGCAGTAATGTTCTAAAgcacaatcaaacacactgccTGACAAATCTGTTAGAAGGTGTCGCATAGCTGCATTTTGTGAAGCGCATGCTTCATTCTGTCCACTGTtggcctctctgctctgcctgtgtgtgtggctcagccCTATTTCTGTAGAGTCCTGCCCTCACATCACACATTGCAATTGCTAattgtgaaatattttatgCAGCAAAATCCTAAgacaataattaaataaaggTGTAGGGCAGGCTCTATAGACACTGCCACTCATAGGGGATGATTGAGATGGATTTGATTTATGTGAATCTAGAGGAAAGTCCTACACAGTGccagttaaaaataaaaaaaactaaaaactgtcCATGTAGACCTTTCAGGCCACTGCAGCATGATCAGTTTATCTCCTTTTAATCCAAATATGAAGTGAAGTAGTTCTGGCAGGAAACCTATTAAATATGAtcccttctctctgtcaggcATACACTAAGATTTTGGAATGCTGCATTTTTTGATGCTGTTCATTGTGAACGGAAGAAAAGATCACCAACCACAAGGTGAGTGTGCATGGAATCtacacagatgaataaaaccaTTCAGTTACATAACATAGTATATTACAAAATAGTTTGGATTGTGGGGAAAATTTAGATGTGTATCCCTTCTTGAAGTTCAAAGAAAGGTTGAGGATTGTGTAGCAATGTACTACTGGCTTTTGTAAAGACCAATATCCTTATCTAAGGTCAAATCATACAGAGCTGTTGAGTTGGCTTCAGCCTAAaatactgctgctgaaaatctCCTGATGCCCcacacctcctctcttctcttctcttctcctctcctctcctctcctctcctctcctctcctcttctctcctcatttccGGTGAGCGCGAGGCattggtggtggtggatgaGTGGCATGGAGCTTTGAATTGTTTGCTGTCCCTGTTTATCAGATTTTCACCTTTAATGCATGCATGATCAGGTATGCTTTTTGATACTTTTACTGCATGTTGACCGACTAATCAGTGGTTTTTCGAGTGTCAGTGCGCAGCTGCTTAAGCACAGGTAGAACAGGTTGAGGGAGAAGCATCCACAAgtgttgcagacacacacaacagtgagATCACTGGAGGACTGGGTGTGTTAAGCAGCCAGGTGTCAGGGAAACAGATGACATGGAGGAAGTACCTCTGGAAGAAGTAAATCAGTTTCTGGATTAGACCTTTAAACGCTTTTGCCTCAAAAAGCATTTAACAACTTTGAGGTAAGCACCAGAAGGCAAAACTGTCAGAAGAAGGATCAGAAAGTAAGACGAGATCGTGCATCACATGCTGGGTTCCCCTCTTCACTTTTCTCTGATAGctttttcctgtctgtttcttttttcaagctTCTACATGCAGTGTCTTAAATGTAGGGTCTTTAAACATCAATgtggggagagacagacaaaagaggGCTCCATGCGCCAAGAGGGTCCATGTGTCCTCAGTCATGGCACCAACTTTGGTGCAGGAGTAGCTGTCTGGTTTACAACAGCTAGTGCAACAGTTTTATCCTATACTGAAGTAGTGAAGGGCCATCCGCTCAAAGCCTTAATGACGTCATCACACATCTGAATCTGTTAGACACATGGAGGGTAAAATATCCACAGTCCAGTCAATACACATGGGTGAGGGTCAGTAACAACAGGGTCAGTGCTGCATGACTAGATAGGATCAACATTTCCCAAAACCTAAGCTCCAGACTAATTCACTGCCACATGAACCCAGTAGGTTTCACTGACCaccattttgttcatttgaacaTCTCGAAAGGGTTAAGTCCTACTTGCTCTTTAACAACAAGCTCCTGCAGGACACCACATTTTGCCAGCACTTTCACTGCTTGTGGCAAAGATGGAAACTTCAGAAAGCAAACTTCAGTTCTCTGAAGCTATAGTGGGAGGTTGGTAAGGCACAGATTTGTCTATTGTCAGCAGTGCACCTCCCATTCAACTGCTAAGATCAAAGCAACAATTCAGGAACTCGAAGCGAGCATAAAGAGCATGGAAGAGGAGTTTCAGATCCAACTAAAGGTCATCTGCTGAAGGAGAAGAGGTTGGCGTTGAGCTCCTTCGTGCAGGAGAGAGTGAAGGGGGCTCTGTCAGTTGAAGGACATGGATGCCCCAACCTCCTTCTTTTTCGACCTGGAGAGGTCAGTggcacagaggaaacagatgaCCTGCCTTGAGCTGCCAGGAGGCAGACTGACCACCGGTCCAGATGAGATGAGGAGCCATGCAATGCACTTCTGTACTGTGGGGAAGAGCAATACAGCATGGAAGGCCATGAGGAGCTCCTAGAGGGGCATCCACAGCccagtgagggagagaaagctgCGCTTGACTTTGAGTTTGACTTTAGAGGAACTTACAGTTGCTGTCAACCAGATGGCATCAGGACGGGCAGTGGGGATTGATGGTCTTTCCACT
This sequence is a window from Acanthopagrus latus isolate v.2019 chromosome 8, fAcaLat1.1, whole genome shotgun sequence. Protein-coding genes within it:
- the kiaa0513 gene encoding uncharacterized protein KIAA0513 homolog isoform X1, which gives rise to MEGVAVDKLNDYDLPSEAINPSVDGGHNQGHTDIFSPEPKSFMGIHQQPLLPEPMAPSKPSFHHQQEERENDSNATESADSENDMDPPSHMWEMRRSSSSSAHSGEDAEAETAERRRFMKAYVAKVFHGKEDFDHEEKARFGEQCSGENGKGREWFAKYVSAQRCHSKCVSEATFYRLVQSFAVVLFECYQMDDYSPAKHLMTMCFTYYYIGKSQPSPSELLDHGGPPAGLDLYLNKANSWLTGKKDAAERILKNTSKTDVKGFFGGLESKLRSSKAPKTEEGESSVETKPISPVSEAPERKKEKVYLYTHLKQQPIWHTLRFWNAAFFDAVHCERKKRSPTTRGTQDEEKHEREKWCHMTQEERDDSSKIDENIAFGQLGTFTHNMLAFGLSRKLCNDFLKKQAIIGNLNEEQYKLLTDHIEKMAAE
- the kiaa0513 gene encoding uncharacterized protein KIAA0513 homolog isoform X2 — encoded protein: MEGVAVDKLNDYDLPSEAINPSVDGGHNQGHTDIFSPEPKSFMGIHQQPLLPEPMAPSKPSFHHQQEERENDSNATESADSENDMDPPSHMWEMRRSSSSSAHSGEDAEAETAERRRFMKAYVAKVFHGKEDFDHEEKARFGEQCSGENGKGREWFAKYVSAQRCHSKCVSEATFYRLVQSFAVVLFECYQMDDYSPAKHLMTMCFTYYYIGKSQPSPSELLDHGGPPAGLDLYLNKANSWLTGKKDAAERILKNTSKTDVKGFFGGLESKLRSSKAPKTEEGESSVETKPISPVSEAPERKKEKVYLYTHLKQQPIWHTLRFWNAAFFDAVHCERKKRSPTTREKWCHMTQEERDDSSKIDENIAFGQLGTFTHNMLAFGLSRKLCNDFLKKQAIIGNLNEEQYKLLTDHIEKMAAE